Proteins encoded within one genomic window of Carassius auratus strain Wakin unplaced genomic scaffold, ASM336829v1 scaf_tig00016004, whole genome shotgun sequence:
- the LOC113074999 gene encoding neuronal acetylcholine receptor subunit alpha-2-like — translation MLTDSTMERFENQLFFLKITLLCTILYESVSCCEKIHSHTEDDLFKKLFDGYNKWSRPVPNTSDVVIVKFGLSIAQLIDVDEKNQMMTTNVWLKQEWNDYKLRWKPSDYDNVTSIRVPSELIWVPDIVLYNNADGEFAVTHMTKAHLFHTGKVRWVPPAIYKSSCSIDVTFFPFDQQNCKMKFGSWTYDKAKIDLECIENTVDLKDYWESGEWAIINAVGTYNTKKYDCCHEIYPDITYFFIIRRLPLFYTINLIIPCLLISCLTVLVFYLPSDCGEKITLCISVLLSLTVFLLLITEIIPSTSLVIPLIGEYLLFTMIFVTLSIIITIFVLNVHHRSPSTHKMPRWVHSVFLDLIPRCLFMRRPAPGSRHRQKLLLLQQQGRGMTSRVLGPANAPLSTSTSWFRGENSGDDEFRRCFCYKDLELGTLSSAITLSLQTPSPCPLSSTPPSLQEFGPSSRLDMGVTSRQPGGSVNVTKQPDMTSDNPGFLLSPSVLQALEGVHYIAEHLRAEDADFSVKEDWKYVAMVIDRIFLWMFIIVCLLGTIGLFLPPWLAGMI, via the exons TTTCTTGTTGTGAGAAGATTCATTCACACACTGAAGATGACCTCTTCAAAAAGCTCTTCGATGGCTACAACAAGTGGTCAAGGCCTGTACCAAACACCTCTGATGTGGTCATTGTCAAGTTCGGTTTATCTATTGCCCAGCTCATTGACGTG GACGAGAAGAATCAGATGATGACAACAAATGTCTGGCTAAAGCAG GAGTGGAATGACTATAAACTACGCTGGAAGCCTTCAGACTATGACAATGTGACTTCTATCAGGGTACCGTCAGAACTTATCTGGGTCCCGGATATAGTTTTGTACAACAA TGCAGATGGGGAATTTGCAGTGACCCACATGACCAAAGCCCACCTCTTCCACACAGGTAAAGTCCGCTGGGTTCCACCTGCCATCTACAAGAGCTCATGCAGCATCGATGTCACCTTCTTCCCCTTTGACCAGCAGAACTGCAAGATGAAATTCGGCTCATGGACTTACGACAAAGCCAAGATTGATCTGGAGTGCATCGAGAACACAGTTGACTTGAAGGATTACTGGGAGAGCGGCGAGTGGGCCATCATCAATGCTGTTGGCACCTACAACACCAAGAAGTATGACTGCTGCCATGAGATCTACCCAGACATCACCTACTTCTTCATCATTCGCCGGCTGCCACTCTTCTACACCATAAACCTCATCATCCCTTGCCTGCTCATCTCCTGCCTGACCGTGCTGGTCTTCTACCTCCCGTCAGATTGCGGTGAAAAGATCACGCTGTGTATCTCGGTCCTCCTCTCGCTCACTGTCTTCCTGCTGCTCATTACAGAAATCATCCCCTCCACCTCGCTTGTGATCCCACTTATTGGTGAATATTTGCTCTTTACTATGATCTTCGTCACCTTGTCCATCATTATCACCATCTTCGTGCTAAACGTCCACCACCGCTCGCCCAGCACTCATAAGATGCCCCGTTGGGTTCACTCAGTCTTCCTGGATTTGATCCCACGATGCTTGTTTATGCGTAGACCTGCACCGGGCAGCCGTCACAGACAGAAACTCCTCCTCCTGCAGCAGCAGGGCCGAGGAATGACGTCACGGGTGCTTGGACCTGCAAACGCACCCCTCAGTACATCTACTAGCTGGTTTAGAGGGGAGAACTCTGGGGATGACGAGTTTCGCAGATGCTTTTGTTATAAGGACTTAGAACTGGGAACGCTGTCCTCTGCAATCACACTTTCTCTCCAAACACCTTCGCCCTGCCCTCTCAGCTCGACTCCACCTTCACTACAGGAATTCGGGCCCTCCTCTAGATTGGATATGGGCGTAACTTCCAGGCAGCCTGGTGGAAGCGTTAATGTCACAAAGCAGCCTGACATGACATCAGACAACCCGGGGTTCCTTCTGTCCCCCAGTGTCCTGCAAGCTCTGGAGGGGGTTCACTACATAGCAGAACACCTGAGAGCAGAAGATGCTGACTTTAGC GTAAAAGAGGACTGGAAGTATGTTGCTATGGTAATAGACAGAATCTTCCTATGGATGTTCATCATAGTTTGTTTGCTGGGCACAATCGGACTGTTTCTCCCACCCTGGCTCGCAGGCATGATCTAG